One window of Trichomycterus rosablanca isolate fTriRos1 chromosome 2, fTriRos1.hap1, whole genome shotgun sequence genomic DNA carries:
- the LOC134309144 gene encoding uncharacterized protein LOC134309144 isoform X1, giving the protein MSDDKKPHSPIPKRYFGVYSRSKLGKSFFRTPPDFDLSDPNIPGMTYNNLHDPHLKTFFYQPERKQQLINQGLITHDNKVLCTLGEYKRYKEYLRNVDMSWEKCFHQELRGLLKEFMVLKLAGEIPENTTCPDMRDWIMERGEKAFRSMLEETLDPICNLNVAWEVSHRDALEKLEQEIIEELQLEQQHQLKSKNEIPNQSSDLVEEDLDSCFIISAWSGPSDPIYSSKISKECIIVPSKEAESVEFASEVEKTSASTKTKNKKGAWAVLRRAWKALKRTFSCTGRTKISPVFTNIPPAD; this is encoded by the exons atgtcTGATGACAAAAAACCTCACAGTCCCATACCTAAGCGGTATTTTGGAGTCTACTCCAGGAGCAAACTGGGGAAGAGT TTTTTTAGGACTCCTCCAGATTTTGACTTGTCGGATCCCAACATACCTGGAATGACCTACAACAACTTGCACGATCCACACCTGAAAACATTCTTTTATCAGCCTGAGAGGAAACAACAACTAATTAATCAGGGCCTCATTACACATGATAACAAA gtgCTATGCACTCTGGGAGAGTACAAGCGGTACAAAGAATATTTAAGAAATGTGGATATGAGCTGGGAAAAGTGTTTCCACCAAGAACTG AGGGGTCTGCTGAAAGAGTTCATGGTCCTTAAACTGGCAGGTGAAATTCCTGAGAACACAACGTGTCCAGATATGAGAGACTGGATTATGGAGAGAGGGGAAAAGGCCTTCAGAAGCAT GCTTGAGGAAACCTTGGATCCCATCTGTAATTTGAATGTG GCATGGGAGGTGAGCCACCGAGATGCGCTGGAAAAGCTAGAACAGGAGATCATAGAAGAACTCCAGCTAGAACAGCAGCACCAACTGAAATCAAAG aatGAGATCCCAAACCAGAGCAGTGACCTGGTAGAGGAAGATTTGGATTCATGCTTTATAATATCTGCTTGGTCTGGTCCATCTGACCCGATTTACTCCAGTAAAATATCTAAAGA gtgCATCATTGTGCCTTCTAAGGAAGCTGAAAGTGTCGAGTTTGCTTCTGAAGTGGAGAAAACATCAGCTA GCACCAAAACCAAGAATAAGAAAGGAGCATGGGCTGTCCTCAGACGAGCATGGAAAGCTCTAAAACGTACTTTCAGCTGTACTGGACGCACCAAGATTTCACCTGTTTTCACCAATATTCCACCTGCTGATTAA
- the LOC134309144 gene encoding uncharacterized protein LOC134309144 isoform X2 — MSDDKKPHSPIPKRYFGVYSRSKLGKSVLCTLGEYKRYKEYLRNVDMSWEKCFHQELRGLLKEFMVLKLAGEIPENTTCPDMRDWIMERGEKAFRSMLEETLDPICNLNVAWEVSHRDALEKLEQEIIEELQLEQQHQLKSKNEIPNQSSDLVEEDLDSCFIISAWSGPSDPIYSSKISKECIIVPSKEAESVEFASEVEKTSASTKTKNKKGAWAVLRRAWKALKRTFSCTGRTKISPVFTNIPPAD; from the exons atgtcTGATGACAAAAAACCTCACAGTCCCATACCTAAGCGGTATTTTGGAGTCTACTCCAGGAGCAAACTGGGGAAGAGT gtgCTATGCACTCTGGGAGAGTACAAGCGGTACAAAGAATATTTAAGAAATGTGGATATGAGCTGGGAAAAGTGTTTCCACCAAGAACTG AGGGGTCTGCTGAAAGAGTTCATGGTCCTTAAACTGGCAGGTGAAATTCCTGAGAACACAACGTGTCCAGATATGAGAGACTGGATTATGGAGAGAGGGGAAAAGGCCTTCAGAAGCAT GCTTGAGGAAACCTTGGATCCCATCTGTAATTTGAATGTG GCATGGGAGGTGAGCCACCGAGATGCGCTGGAAAAGCTAGAACAGGAGATCATAGAAGAACTCCAGCTAGAACAGCAGCACCAACTGAAATCAAAG aatGAGATCCCAAACCAGAGCAGTGACCTGGTAGAGGAAGATTTGGATTCATGCTTTATAATATCTGCTTGGTCTGGTCCATCTGACCCGATTTACTCCAGTAAAATATCTAAAGA gtgCATCATTGTGCCTTCTAAGGAAGCTGAAAGTGTCGAGTTTGCTTCTGAAGTGGAGAAAACATCAGCTA GCACCAAAACCAAGAATAAGAAAGGAGCATGGGCTGTCCTCAGACGAGCATGGAAAGCTCTAAAACGTACTTTCAGCTGTACTGGACGCACCAAGATTTCACCTGTTTTCACCAATATTCCACCTGCTGATTAA